Proteins encoded by one window of Salvia splendens isolate huo1 chromosome 7, SspV2, whole genome shotgun sequence:
- the LOC121741517 gene encoding putative germin-like protein 2-1: MTSISLVLSLLALLNFVCIVFAFDVSPLQDFCVADSTGKALCKDPSTVTPNDFFRSGLHLPGNTSNPYGAAVVTASAATVPGLNGLGLTFMRADLAPNGFFPPHFHSRATELVVVLEGSMEVGFITSYPSYKYYSKILGQGDVFVVPVGLVHNVRNLAKGNSVALVAFNSQNPGITNLPNGLFAAQPEIDSVYLSKAFQLDVNIIKDLQKKF; this comes from the exons ATGACTTCAATTTCACTTGTGCTCTCCCTTTTGGCCCTTTTGAATTTCGTGTGCATCGTCTTCGCCTTTGATGTTAGTCCTCTCCAAGATTTCTGCGTTGCCGACTCCACCGGCAAGG CACTTTGCAAGGATCCAAGCACTGTTACCCCGAATGACTTTTTCCGAAGCGGCCTTCATCTGCCGGGAAACACCTCAAACCCGTACGGCGCCGCCGTGGTGACCGCATCCGCAGCCACCGTGCCGGGGCTCAACGGCCTCGGGCTGACGTTCATGCGCGCGGATTTGGCCCCTAATGGCTTTTTCCCGCCCCATTTCCACTCTAGGGCAACCGAGCTCGTGGTTGTTCTAGAAGGTTCCATGGAGGTCGGGTTCATAACCTCGTACCCTAGTTACAAGTACTACAGCAAGATCCTCGGGCAAGGCGATGTTTTTGTGGTCCCGGTCGGCCTCGTGCACAACGTGCGTAATCTTGCTAAAGGAAACAGTGTTGCGTTGGTGGCCTTCAATAGCCAGAATCCCGGGATTACAAATCTTCCAAATGGGCTCTTCGCAGCTCAACCTGAAATCGACAGTGTTTATCTTTCGAAGGCGTTTCAGTTGGATGTCAATATTATCAAGGACTTGCAGAAAAAATTCTAG
- the LOC121741661 gene encoding RING-H2 finger protein ATL40-like has product MRPYHTHTRTRSNFEDDDKSRLSPKRVLLPDYLTIKIGDKDRLLVVEHATFKSRNEEEEEEYDCAVCLSRIEAWHNVRELGNCEHAFHVECLDSWIDRGGETCPVCRARLVSWEMAGHGKDPWRSERMVYLFGYDCLMEELQ; this is encoded by the coding sequence ATGAGGCcatatcacacacacacacgcactaGAAGCAACTTCGAAGACGATGACAAGTCTCGTCTATCTCCTAAACGCGTGCTGCTTCCGGATTACTTGACGATCAAAATTGGCGACAAAGATCGCCTTCTAGTAGTCGAACATGCAACCTTCAAATCACGtaatgaggaggaggaggaagaataTGATTGCGCGGTTTGTTTGAGTAGAATAGAAGCATGGCACAATGTGAGGGAACTTGGCAACTGCGAGCATGCTTTCCATGTCGAGTGCCTCGATTCTTGGATCGACCGCGGTGGAGAAACGTGCCCGGTTTGTAGAGCTCGGCTCGTCTCTTGGGAGATGGCGGGCCATGGGAAAGATCCGTGGAGATCGGAAAGAATGGTCTATTTGTTTGGATATGATTGCTTGATGGAGGAGCTTCAATGA
- the LOC121741664 gene encoding uncharacterized protein LOC121741664, with amino-acid sequence IPKFLNNNTNKLSFPLYPRKIPKMSSLSPRKLNPLRLPPPFATPQTLSDWLRPRLAADLFGSWGVKPGTKNVHNLWLEIAEGETDLADSIPPVRTVEVVVARIVRGDGKILIESHQELSNGDVRRRGRPLSEKMKPGESVEAALYRAVREELGLGTSVEIGTLGSGNRDENRGIVRLVPESYTKKVEERASASYPGLPARYVLHTVQAEVEGLPEGEFSTEEADEYGGLDEKAVSCKKHFWKWVDSDSV; translated from the coding sequence attccgaaatttctcaacAACAACACCAACAAACTCTCTTTCCCATTATACCCCCGCAAAATCCCCAAAATGTCTTCCCTCAGCCCTAGAAAATTGAATCCCCTCCGCCTCCCTCCGCCGTTCGCCACGCCGCAGACGCTCTCCGATTGGCTGCGCCCTCGCCTAGCCGCCGACCTCTTCGGATCGTGGGGCGTCAAGCCGGGGACGAAGAATGTCCACAATCTCTGGCTCGAAATCGCCGAGGGCGAGACCGATCTCGCCGATTCGATCCCGCCGGTCCGTACCGTCGAAGTCGTCGTCGCGAGGATCGTCCGCGGCGACGGTAAAATCCTAATCGAATCGCATCAGGAGCTCTCCAACGGCGACGTGAGGCGCCGCGGCCGCCCCCTCTCGGAGAAGATGAAGCCGGGGGAATCGGTCGAGGCGGCGCTGTACCGCGCCGTGAGAGAGGAATTAGGGCTTGGAACCTCCGTCGAAATTGGAACCCTAGGAAGCGGGAATCGCGACGAAAATAGGGGAATTGTGCGATTGGTGCCGGAATCTTATACGAAGAAAGTGGAGGAGCGAGCGTCGGCGTCGTATCCCGGATTGCCGGCGCGGTACGTCCTGCACACGGTGCAGGCGGAGGTGGAGGGGCTGCCGGAAGGCGAATTCTCGACGGAGGAGGCGGATGAGTACGGGGGTTTGGATGAGAAGGCGGTTTCTTGTAAAAAGCATTTTTGGAAGTGGGTTGACTCTGATTCAGTCTGA
- the LOC121810892 gene encoding NDR1/HIN1-like protein 26 has translation MSKITEISPKDCATKKRTTTIPIPKLNKKLYLYLSTLLLSLLSLLLLIYLTLHPSKPHFSLQQAEVDQLNLSGPSSLLNSSIQITLQSDNPNTKLGIYYDEFILYASYKGQRITPEAAISPFYQGQGETNLLSASLVGFQLPVAPSFAYEVQSDQGAGRLVLSFKGMGRLRWRVGSWVSGRYRFVVSCVAVMPLGPAVPSPPLRSRSSSECSTVM, from the coding sequence ATGTCTAAAATAACAGAGATATCACCCAAAGACTGCGCCACCAAGAAACGAACCACCACCATCCCAATCCCAAAACTCAACAAGAAGCTCTACCTATACCTCTCCACActcctcctctctctcctctccctcctcctcctcatctaCCTCACCCTCCACCCTTCAAAGCCCCACTTCTCCCTCCAACAAGCCGAGGTCGACCAGCTCAACCTCTCTGGCCCATCCTCCCTCCTCAACTCCTCCATCCAGATCACCCTCCAGTCCGACAACCCCAACACCAAGCTCGGGATCTACTACGACGAGTTCATCCTCTACGCCTCCTACAAAGGCCAGAGAATCACTCCCGAAGCCGCCATCTCCCCCTTCTACCAGGGCCAAGGGGAGACCAACCTCCTCAGTGCGTCGCTGGTCGGGTTCCAGCTCCCCGTGGCCCCATCCTTCGCCTATGAGGTGCAGAGCGATCAGGGGGCCGGGAGGCTGGTGTTGAGCTTCAAGGGGATGGGGCGGCTGAGGTGGAGAGTTGGGAGCTGGGTTTCGGGGAGGTATCGGTTCGTTGTCAGCTGCGTTGCTGTTATGCCGCTTGGGCCGGCTGTGCCTTCGCCCCCTCTGCGTTCGAGGTCGAGCTCGGAGTGTTCTACTGTAATGTGA